One window of Triticum dicoccoides isolate Atlit2015 ecotype Zavitan chromosome 5A, WEW_v2.0, whole genome shotgun sequence genomic DNA carries:
- the LOC119300263 gene encoding PE-PGRS family protein PE_PGRS47-like, translated as MTRNRKCSRTAASLALLCLALAAHGVAAARTVPAAAGVAAQASLPAATESGAGAGGVGAADAKNLFVGMGGMGSLPGLPAVGGGYGGGFGNNGAGVSTGITGPLGGVLGGVRSVSFLGSVGGAGGIPFGGFRGGGAPFGGLGGVYGGGGTGGATP; from the coding sequence ATGACCAGGAACAGGAAGTGCTCTCGCACTGCAGCCTCCCTTGCCCTGCTCTGCCTCGCGCTGGCGGCACACGGTGTGGCAGCTGCCAGGACCGTGCCTGCTGCAGCTGGCGTCGCGGCGCAGGCCTCGCTTCCGGCCGCCACAGAGAGCGGAGCCGGTGCAGGAGGAGTGGGCGCAGCGGACGCGAAGAACCTGTTCGTGGGCATGGGAGGCATGGGGAGCCTGCCGGGCCTCCCGGCCGTCGGCGGTGGCTACGGCGGGGGCTTCGGCAACAACGGAGCCGGCGTCTCCACCGGTATCACGGGCCCGCTCGGCGGCGTCTTGGGTGGCGTGCGGAGTGTCAGTTTCCTGGGCAGCGTCGGGGGTGCCGGCGGTATCCCGTTCGGAGGCTTCCGCGGGGGCGGTGCCCCGTTTGGCGGGCTCGGAGGCGTGTACGGCGGCGGAGGCACCGGCGGTGCCACGCCTTGA